One Thermodesulfobacteriota bacterium genomic window carries:
- the msrB gene encoding peptide-methionine (R)-S-oxide reductase MsrB: protein MKHKIKTTLLMVIMMMTTITGGDHYAGAAAGDTGKKTASPLETATFAGGCFWCMEPPFQALEGVTAVISGYIGGHLADPTYEDVCSGRSGHLEAIEVEYDPARIRYEELLNVFWRQIDPTDDGGSFVDRGPQYRSAIFFHDEGQKALAEASKKAIDDSGRFDRPVTTAILPYTTFYPAEAYHQDYAKKNPLRYKAYRAGSGRDRFIAAAWKDRPETGAYTRPPEDELKEKLTPMQYAVTRKDKTEPPFDNPYWNNKAPGLYVDVVSGEPLFLSSDKFDSGTGWPSFTRPVKPEAVTEKEDRSLFMRRVEVRSAGADSHLGHVFDDGPAPTGRRFCINSAALRFVPLADLEKEGYEEYRKVIK from the coding sequence ATGAAACATAAAATAAAAACAACACTACTGATGGTGATCATGATGATGACGACTATAACCGGCGGCGACCATTACGCGGGCGCCGCGGCAGGCGATACCGGCAAAAAGACCGCTTCTCCCCTGGAAACCGCCACCTTTGCCGGCGGCTGTTTCTGGTGCATGGAGCCCCCCTTTCAGGCCCTGGAAGGGGTGACGGCGGTGATCTCCGGCTATATCGGCGGGCACCTGGCCGATCCGACCTACGAGGACGTCTGCTCGGGACGCAGCGGCCACCTGGAGGCGATTGAAGTGGAATACGACCCGGCGCGGATCCGCTATGAGGAATTGCTGAACGTCTTCTGGCGGCAGATTGACCCGACGGATGACGGCGGGTCCTTCGTGGACCGCGGCCCCCAGTACCGGTCGGCGATTTTTTTTCATGACGAGGGGCAGAAGGCCCTGGCCGAAGCCTCGAAAAAGGCGATTGACGACAGCGGCCGTTTTGACCGGCCGGTGACCACGGCCATCCTGCCCTACACCACCTTCTACCCGGCTGAGGCTTATCATCAGGATTACGCCAAAAAGAATCCGCTCCGGTACAAGGCCTACCGGGCCGGTTCCGGGCGGGACCGGTTTATCGCCGCCGCCTGGAAGGATCGGCCGGAGACGGGCGCCTACACCCGTCCGCCCGAGGATGAACTCAAAGAAAAACTGACCCCCATGCAGTACGCGGTGACGCGGAAGGATAAAACCGAGCCGCCTTTTGACAATCCCTACTGGAACAACAAGGCACCCGGCCTTTACGTGGACGTGGTGTCCGGCGAGCCCCTCTTTCTGTCTTCGGACAAGTTCGATTCCGGAACCGGCTGGCCCAGCTTTACCCGACCCGTAAAACCGGAAGCGGTGACGGAAAAAGAGGACCGCTCCCTGTTCATGAGGCGGGTGGAGGTCCGCAGCGCCGGGGCCGACTCTCATCTGGGCCACGTCTTTGACGATGGCCCGGCGCCCACGGGCCGGCGCTTTTGCATCAATTCCGCGGCCCTGAGATTTGTTCCCCTGGCGGATCTTGAAAAAGAGGGATATGAAGAATATAGAAAAGTGATTAAGTGA